From uncultured Roseateles sp., the proteins below share one genomic window:
- a CDS encoding TonB-dependent receptor translates to MKTLILGGALGLASAIHPLTAIAQAVAPADAPQASATQLDKVVVTAQRRKEGAQDVGIALSVLNGQELTERGVLNVNDLQKHTPSLEAEPAFGGGQPQFRLRGVGFSDYASNNTSTVGIYIDEVALPFAIQTQGLLFDLARVEVLRGPQGTLYGRNSTGGAVNFITNRPTADTHAGLSLEYGSHGALSAQGFVSGALSSELRGRLSVATAQGGAWQFNRLTGDKLGDKDQLALRGQLEWDATRSLNLLLAVHSASDKSDGQGLYLFAPFASGGGAGPSLPADTSRRATGWGLRPEFAQQIGLSADAKPQRDNLNQGASLTAKLDLGATELSSITAYSRLRRKELGDWDASQFAESDEFFNSRVKVVSQELRLASTGNQAFEWVAGAYFSKEKLDEQFFSDFSHVPGIGASALTRYRQQAQASALFGQGSWRLSPQLKLIAGLRYEHEKRELRGLTTGFISPPFAFVPPTDRDLSSKEPSGKLALEYQQTRDLLFYGSLSRGVKSGGFTAYNTTNVAQLAAFQPEVLWAYEAGFKSEPTRSLRINGAVFHYDYRNQQVLSTVYDPVSKGPIGRIANAPKSKIDGFELELQWQPSTGLEIAQYLGYKKGSYTQFSSVDAQASIAAGKEVSKDFAGTSLSFPKLSYGGAVAYQWLAGGYKLRAEGHYSYRDKLEATRLIFTPEYDVASYWLADASLSLTPASSPWTVTLWGRNLFNQKYDQTRNFFIDAKVAASGQPATFGVRLNYAL, encoded by the coding sequence ATGAAGACACTGATACTCGGCGGCGCCCTGGGCCTGGCCAGCGCCATCCATCCGCTCACCGCCATCGCCCAGGCCGTGGCCCCGGCCGACGCGCCACAGGCCTCGGCCACACAGCTCGACAAGGTCGTCGTCACCGCCCAACGCCGCAAGGAGGGCGCGCAGGACGTGGGCATTGCGTTGTCGGTGCTGAACGGCCAGGAGCTGACGGAGCGCGGCGTACTCAATGTCAACGACCTGCAGAAGCACACGCCCAGCCTGGAGGCCGAGCCGGCCTTCGGCGGCGGCCAGCCGCAGTTCCGGCTGCGCGGCGTCGGCTTCTCGGACTACGCTTCGAACAACACCTCGACGGTGGGCATCTACATCGACGAAGTCGCGCTGCCGTTCGCCATCCAGACCCAGGGTCTGCTGTTCGATCTGGCCCGGGTCGAGGTGCTGCGCGGCCCGCAGGGCACGCTGTACGGCCGCAACAGCACCGGCGGCGCCGTCAACTTCATCACCAACCGCCCGACGGCCGACACCCATGCCGGCCTGAGCCTGGAATACGGCTCGCACGGCGCGCTGAGCGCCCAGGGCTTTGTCAGCGGTGCGCTGAGCAGCGAGCTGCGCGGCCGTCTGTCGGTGGCCACGGCCCAGGGCGGTGCCTGGCAGTTCAACCGGCTGACCGGCGACAAGCTGGGCGACAAGGACCAGCTCGCGCTGCGAGGCCAGCTCGAATGGGACGCCACCCGCTCGCTGAACCTGCTGCTGGCCGTGCACAGCGCCAGCGATAAATCCGACGGCCAGGGCCTGTACCTGTTCGCACCGTTTGCCAGCGGCGGCGGCGCCGGCCCCAGCCTGCCGGCTGACACCAGCCGGCGCGCCACCGGTTGGGGCCTGCGGCCCGAGTTCGCGCAGCAGATCGGCCTGAGTGCCGACGCCAAGCCGCAGCGCGACAACCTGAACCAGGGCGCCAGCCTGACCGCCAAGCTGGACCTGGGCGCCACCGAGCTGAGCAGCATCACCGCCTACAGCCGCCTGCGCCGCAAGGAGCTGGGCGACTGGGACGCCTCGCAATTTGCCGAGTCGGACGAGTTCTTCAACAGCCGGGTCAAGGTGGTCTCGCAGGAGCTGCGCCTGGCCTCGACCGGCAACCAGGCATTCGAATGGGTGGCCGGCGCCTACTTCTCCAAGGAAAAGCTGGACGAGCAGTTCTTCTCGGACTTCAGCCATGTGCCCGGCATCGGCGCCTCGGCGCTGACCCGCTACCGCCAGCAGGCCCAGGCCAGCGCCCTGTTCGGCCAGGGCAGCTGGCGCCTGAGCCCGCAGCTGAAGCTGATCGCCGGTCTGCGCTACGAGCATGAAAAGCGCGAGCTGCGTGGCCTGACCACCGGCTTCATCAGCCCGCCGTTCGCCTTTGTGCCGCCCACCGACCGCGATCTGTCCAGCAAGGAACCCTCGGGCAAGCTGGCGCTGGAATACCAGCAGACGCGCGATCTGCTGTTCTACGGTTCGCTGAGCCGCGGCGTCAAATCGGGCGGCTTCACCGCCTACAACACCACCAACGTCGCCCAACTGGCCGCCTTTCAGCCCGAAGTGCTGTGGGCCTACGAGGCCGGCTTCAAGAGCGAGCCGACGCGCAGCCTGCGCATCAACGGTGCGGTCTTCCACTACGATTACCGCAACCAGCAGGTGCTTTCCACCGTCTACGACCCGGTGTCCAAGGGGCCGATCGGTCGTATCGCCAATGCGCCCAAGTCCAAGATCGATGGTTTCGAGCTGGAACTGCAGTGGCAGCCCAGCACCGGGCTGGAAATTGCCCAGTACCTGGGCTACAAAAAGGGCTCGTACACGCAGTTCTCCAGCGTCGATGCGCAAGCATCCATAGCGGCTGGCAAGGAAGTTAGCAAAGACTTCGCAGGCACTTCGCTGAGTTTTCCCAAGCTCAGCTACGGTGGCGCGGTGGCCTACCAATGGCTGGCGGGTGGCTACAAGCTGCGAGCCGAGGGCCATTACAGCTACCGTGACAAGCTGGAAGCCACGCGTCTGATCTTCACGCCCGAGTACGACGTCGCGTCCTACTGGCTGGCCGACGCCAGCCTGTCGCTGACGCCGGCGTCCTCACCCTGGACGGTGACCCTGTGGGGCCGCAATCTGTTCAACCAGAAGTACGACCAGACGCGCAATTTCTTCATCGACGCCAAGGTGGCGGCGTCCGGCCAGCCGGCCACATTCGGAGTGAGGTTGAACTACGCGCTTTGA
- a CDS encoding MetQ/NlpA family ABC transporter substrate-binding protein, with amino-acid sequence MTIIQRLLLAGLASLALSAPALAQDTIRIAVTNGPHAQIAEVAKKVAEREGLKLQIVEFADYIQPNAALDAGDVQANSYQHLPFLNSQIQARGYKISGVGYTVTAPLGYYSKKYKSLNDLPKGAKVGIQNDPSNSGRALNLLQKAGLIKLKPTAGISASLSDIIDNPRGLQIIPVEAAQLPRTLDDLDASAINTNYAVQAGLVPTRDAIAIEDAKGPYANLIAVRTEDKDKPWVPKLVRAFQSPEVKKLVESTLDGSLIPAF; translated from the coding sequence ATGACAATCATCCAACGCCTGCTGCTGGCCGGCCTGGCCAGCCTCGCCCTGAGCGCCCCGGCCCTTGCCCAGGACACCATCAGAATAGCCGTCACCAACGGCCCCCATGCGCAGATCGCCGAAGTGGCCAAGAAGGTCGCCGAGCGAGAGGGCCTGAAGCTGCAGATCGTCGAGTTCGCCGACTACATCCAGCCCAATGCGGCGCTCGATGCCGGCGATGTGCAGGCCAATAGCTACCAGCATCTGCCCTTTCTGAACTCGCAGATCCAGGCACGCGGCTACAAGATCAGCGGCGTCGGCTACACGGTGACGGCCCCGCTGGGCTACTACTCGAAGAAGTACAAATCGCTGAACGATCTGCCCAAGGGCGCCAAGGTGGGCATACAGAACGACCCGTCGAACAGCGGCCGGGCGCTGAACCTGCTGCAGAAGGCCGGCCTGATCAAGCTCAAGCCCACGGCCGGCATCTCGGCCTCGCTGAGCGACATCATCGACAACCCGCGCGGCCTGCAGATCATTCCGGTCGAGGCGGCCCAGCTGCCACGCACCCTGGATGACCTGGACGCCTCGGCGATCAACACCAACTACGCGGTGCAGGCCGGGCTGGTGCCGACACGCGACGCCATCGCCATCGAGGACGCCAAGGGCCCCTACGCGAATCTGATCGCCGTGCGCACCGAAGACAAGGACAAGCCCTGGGTGCCCAAGCTGGTGCGCGCCTTCCAGTCGCCCGAGGTGAAAAAGCTGGTTGAGAGCACGCTCGACGGCTCCCTGATCCCTGCATTCTGA
- a CDS encoding MetQ/NlpA family ABC transporter substrate-binding protein: MKLLRRSLLLSAVVLAAGLAQAQDKKELVIGATAGPYADQIKWGIKPILEKKGYRVKVVEFNDYIQPNHALAQGALDANAFQHIVYLTKFATDNKLALSELLKVPTAPIAIYSKKHKSLAEVKEGDVVALPNDPTNAARALVVLEQIGWVKLRDGYDPIRASDKDVAQNLKKIKLIALEAAQLPRSLDDTDYSFVNGNFALASGLKLTEALALEKTGPTYQNLVAVRTEDKDKPWVKDIADAYRSREFLAVTETRFAGFVKTDYQQALK, from the coding sequence ATGAAGTTGCTGCGTCGCTCGTTGTTGTTGTCTGCCGTCGTACTGGCGGCTGGTCTGGCCCAGGCCCAGGACAAGAAGGAACTGGTCATCGGTGCCACCGCCGGCCCCTATGCCGACCAGATCAAATGGGGCATCAAGCCCATCCTCGAGAAGAAGGGCTACCGGGTCAAGGTGGTCGAGTTCAACGACTACATCCAGCCCAACCATGCGCTGGCGCAAGGCGCGCTCGACGCGAACGCCTTCCAGCACATCGTCTACCTGACCAAGTTCGCGACCGACAACAAGCTGGCGCTGAGCGAGCTGCTGAAGGTGCCCACCGCACCGATCGCGATCTACAGCAAGAAGCACAAAAGCCTGGCCGAGGTGAAGGAGGGCGATGTGGTGGCCCTGCCCAATGACCCGACCAATGCCGCCCGCGCGCTGGTGGTGCTGGAGCAGATCGGCTGGGTCAAGCTGCGCGATGGCTATGACCCGATACGCGCCTCCGACAAGGACGTGGCGCAGAACCTGAAGAAGATCAAGCTGATTGCCTTGGAGGCCGCCCAGCTGCCGCGCTCGCTGGACGACACCGACTACTCCTTCGTCAACGGCAATTTCGCGCTCGCCTCCGGCCTCAAGCTGACCGAGGCGCTGGCGCTGGAGAAGACCGGCCCGACCTACCAGAACCTGGTGGCCGTGCGCACCGAAGACAAGGACAAGCCCTGGGTCAAGGACATCGCCGATGCCTACCGCTCGCGCGAATTCCTGGCCGTGACCGAGACCCGCTTCGCCGGCTTCGTCAAGACCGACTACCAACAAGCCCTGAAGTAA